Proteins encoded within one genomic window of Ptiloglossa arizonensis isolate GNS036 chromosome 3, iyPtiAriz1_principal, whole genome shotgun sequence:
- the Sw gene encoding cytoplasmic dynein 1 intermediate chain short wing isoform X17, with protein MMSDRKAELERKKAKLQAIREEKERRRREKVQKDVEEATDRAAGTDKDHRKELDAMLSSLGVAPVSDVLSSLSSMNSLTPEQSANATPDASLQPSSINSAQSSAGRRKNRELTIVSVAHTNIPPKEPVVYNKETQTIQTTLTSHDGYFEIDWWLPRKGGSAPNYLSHAFDYYDEYNLNPGLEWEDEFTAEDEENSLTRMDGFLSKLPPGILPHGLPQVKEVQPAVTQVEQEKEKEKPKEVQELSEEEKQMIILSEEFQRFLDRTSRIVERALGESVDIYTDYTGNMDGEDGMDEKSHQRPWLNRSFFCERWSRNRCVTSMDWSPQFPELLAASYNNNDDTPNDPDGVCLVWNTKFKKTTPEFIFHCQSPVLAITFARFHPNLILGGTYSGQIVLWDNRVQKRTPIQRTPLSATAHTHPVYCLNVVGAQNAHNLISISTDGKLCSWSLDMLSQPQERLELQAKQSKPIAATCLAFPHCDVNNFIVGSEDGSVYSSCRHGTKAGVLETYEGHQGPVTGISTHAVQDGIDFSHLFLTSSIDWTIKLWSLKNNKPLYSFEHNGDYVYDVAWSPTHPALFAAVDDSGRLDLWNLNQDTEVPTASIMIDGCPALNRVSWTPSGLHVTVGDDTGKIWVYDVAEHLAHPRIDEWNKFLYTQQELKNNKADEELHKLNLRDTTSLRPIPPLIQTCPFR; from the exons ATGATGTCTGATAGAAAAGCTGAacttgaaagaaagaaagcaaaGCTTCAGGCCataagagaagaaaaagaaagacgtAGGAGAGAAAAGGTACAGAAAGAT GTCGAAGAAGCAACGGACCGTGCTGCAGGAACAGACAAAGATCATCGTAAGGAATTGGATGCTATGCTATCGTCTTTGGGTGTAGCTCCAGTATCAG aTGTTTTATCCAGTTTATCTAGTATGAATTCTTTGACTCCAGAACAAAGTGCTAATGCTACTCCGGATGCTAGTTTACAACCATCTAGTATAAATTCAGCTCAAAG TAGTGCTGGAcgaagaaaaaatcgagaacTTACAATTGTTTCTGTGGCTCATACTAATATTCCACCGAAGGAACCTGTGGTCTATAATAAGGAAACACAAACTATTCAGACAACACTCACATCCCACGACG GCTACTTTGAGATTGACTGGTGGCTTCCCAGGAAAGGTGGGTCTGCACCAAACTACCTAT CTCATGCATTCGACTATTACG ACGAGTACAATCTAAATCCTGGTTTAGAATGGGAGGACGAATTTACAG CCGAAGATGAAGAGAACAGCTTGACGCGCATGGACGGTTTCCTAAGCAAGCTTCCTCCAGGAATTCTTCCTCACGGTTTGCCGCAAGTTAAAGAAGTGCAGCCCGCTGTTACGCAAGTGGAacaagaaaaggagaaggaaaaACCTAAAGAAG TACAAGAACTCAGTGAAGAGGAGAAACAAATGATTATACTGTCTGAGGaatttcaacgattccttgaTCGCACTAGTAGAATTGTGGAAAGGGCATTAGGAGAATCTGTAGATATTTATACTGATTATACGGGCAACATGGATGGTGAAGATGGAAT GGACGAGAAAAGTCATCAGCGTCCATGGTTGAATCGATCGTTCTTCTGCGAGCGATGGTCTCGCAATCGTTGCGTCACTTCAATGGATTGGTCACCTCAGTTTCCAGAACTTCTTGCGGCTTCATATAACAACAATGATGATACTCCAAATGATCCTGACGGTGTTTGTTTAGTTTGGAatacaaagtttaaaaaaacgACGCCAGAGTTCATTTTTCACTGTCAGTCTCCGGTATTAGCGATCACATTTGCAAGATTTCACCCTAATCTCATCTTAGGAGGTACTTATTCTGGGCAGATTGTTCTGTGGGACAATAGAGTGCAAAAGAGAACCCCAATTCAACGCACACCACTGTCagcaactgcacatacc CATCCTGTATACTGTTTAAACGTCGTTGGAGCCCAAAACGCACACAATTTGATAAGTATTTCGACTGACGGAAAATTGTGTTCATGGAGTTTAGACATGTTATCACAACCACAAGAAAGACTAGAACTGCAAGCTAAacaatcgaaaccaatcgcTGCTACTTGTTTAGCGTTTCCTCATTGcgatgttaataatttcatagtAGGCAGTGAAGATGGATCAGTTTATtcct CTTGTCGTCACGGTACGAAAGCTGGAGTACTAGAAACCTATGAAGGTCATCAAGGACCGGTTACTGGAATCAGCACACATGCTGTTCAAGATGGAATAGATTTCTCGCATCTGTTCTTAACATCTTCCATCGACTGGACGATTAAGCTGTGGAGCCTGAAAAATAACAAACCTCTCTACTCTTTCGAACATAATGGCGATTATGTTTATGATGTAGCATGGTCTCCGACTCATCCAGCTTTGTTCGCTGCTGTAGACGATTCAGGAAGATTAGATTTATGGAATCTTAATCAAGATACTGAAGTACCTACTGCAAGTATTATGATTGACGGATGTCCAGCTCTTAACAGAGTTTCGTGGACTCCGAGCGGTTTACATGTAACAGTTGGTGATGATACCGGAAAGATTTGGGTTTATGATGTTGCTGAG CATTTAGCGCATCCAAGGATTGATGAATGGAATAAGTTTTTGTATACCCAGCAAGAGTTGAAAAACAACAAAGCAGATGAAGAATTGCATAAACTTAACCTGAGAGATACAACCTCCTTACGTCCTATACCTCCTCTGATACAGACATGTCCTTTCAGATAA
- the Sw gene encoding cytoplasmic dynein 1 intermediate chain short wing isoform X19, translating to MMSDRKAELERKKAKLQAIREEKERRRREKVQKDVEEATDRAAGTDKDHRKELDAMLSSLGVAPVSDVLSSLSSMNSLTPEQSANATPDASLQPSSINSAQSAGRRKNRELTIVSVAHTNIPPKEPVVYNKETQTIQTTLTSHDGYFEIDWWLPRKAHAFDYYDEYNLNPGLEWEDEFTVLTFDDGQAEDEENSLTRMDGFLSKLPPGILPHGLPQVKEVQPAVTQVEQEKEKEKPKEVQELSEEEKQMIILSEEFQRFLDRTSRIVERALGESVDIYTDYTGNMDGEDGMDEKSHQRPWLNRSFFCERWSRNRCVTSMDWSPQFPELLAASYNNNDDTPNDPDGVCLVWNTKFKKTTPEFIFHCQSPVLAITFARFHPNLILGGTYSGQIVLWDNRVQKRTPIQRTPLSATAHTHPVYCLNVVGAQNAHNLISISTDGKLCSWSLDMLSQPQERLELQAKQSKPIAATCLAFPHCDVNNFIVGSEDGSVYSSCRHGTKAGVLETYEGHQGPVTGISTHAVQDGIDFSHLFLTSSIDWTIKLWSLKNNKPLYSFEHNGDYVYDVAWSPTHPALFAAVDDSGRLDLWNLNQDTEVPTASIMIDGCPALNRVSWTPSGLHVTVGDDTGKIWVYDVAEHLAHPRIDEWNKFLYTQQELKNNKADEELHKLNLRDTTSLRPIPPLIQTCPFR from the exons ATGATGTCTGATAGAAAAGCTGAacttgaaagaaagaaagcaaaGCTTCAGGCCataagagaagaaaaagaaagacgtAGGAGAGAAAAGGTACAGAAAGAT GTCGAAGAAGCAACGGACCGTGCTGCAGGAACAGACAAAGATCATCGTAAGGAATTGGATGCTATGCTATCGTCTTTGGGTGTAGCTCCAGTATCAG aTGTTTTATCCAGTTTATCTAGTATGAATTCTTTGACTCCAGAACAAAGTGCTAATGCTACTCCGGATGCTAGTTTACAACCATCTAGTATAAATTCAGCTCAAAG TGCTGGAcgaagaaaaaatcgagaacTTACAATTGTTTCTGTGGCTCATACTAATATTCCACCGAAGGAACCTGTGGTCTATAATAAGGAAACACAAACTATTCAGACAACACTCACATCCCACGACG GCTACTTTGAGATTGACTGGTGGCTTCCCAGGAAAG CTCATGCATTCGACTATTACG ACGAGTACAATCTAAATCCTGGTTTAGAATGGGAGGACGAATTTACAG TTTTGACATTTGATGATGGCCAAGCCGAAGATGAAGAGAACAGCTTGACGCGCATGGACGGTTTCCTAAGCAAGCTTCCTCCAGGAATTCTTCCTCACGGTTTGCCGCAAGTTAAAGAAGTGCAGCCCGCTGTTACGCAAGTGGAacaagaaaaggagaaggaaaaACCTAAAGAAG TACAAGAACTCAGTGAAGAGGAGAAACAAATGATTATACTGTCTGAGGaatttcaacgattccttgaTCGCACTAGTAGAATTGTGGAAAGGGCATTAGGAGAATCTGTAGATATTTATACTGATTATACGGGCAACATGGATGGTGAAGATGGAAT GGACGAGAAAAGTCATCAGCGTCCATGGTTGAATCGATCGTTCTTCTGCGAGCGATGGTCTCGCAATCGTTGCGTCACTTCAATGGATTGGTCACCTCAGTTTCCAGAACTTCTTGCGGCTTCATATAACAACAATGATGATACTCCAAATGATCCTGACGGTGTTTGTTTAGTTTGGAatacaaagtttaaaaaaacgACGCCAGAGTTCATTTTTCACTGTCAGTCTCCGGTATTAGCGATCACATTTGCAAGATTTCACCCTAATCTCATCTTAGGAGGTACTTATTCTGGGCAGATTGTTCTGTGGGACAATAGAGTGCAAAAGAGAACCCCAATTCAACGCACACCACTGTCagcaactgcacatacc CATCCTGTATACTGTTTAAACGTCGTTGGAGCCCAAAACGCACACAATTTGATAAGTATTTCGACTGACGGAAAATTGTGTTCATGGAGTTTAGACATGTTATCACAACCACAAGAAAGACTAGAACTGCAAGCTAAacaatcgaaaccaatcgcTGCTACTTGTTTAGCGTTTCCTCATTGcgatgttaataatttcatagtAGGCAGTGAAGATGGATCAGTTTATtcct CTTGTCGTCACGGTACGAAAGCTGGAGTACTAGAAACCTATGAAGGTCATCAAGGACCGGTTACTGGAATCAGCACACATGCTGTTCAAGATGGAATAGATTTCTCGCATCTGTTCTTAACATCTTCCATCGACTGGACGATTAAGCTGTGGAGCCTGAAAAATAACAAACCTCTCTACTCTTTCGAACATAATGGCGATTATGTTTATGATGTAGCATGGTCTCCGACTCATCCAGCTTTGTTCGCTGCTGTAGACGATTCAGGAAGATTAGATTTATGGAATCTTAATCAAGATACTGAAGTACCTACTGCAAGTATTATGATTGACGGATGTCCAGCTCTTAACAGAGTTTCGTGGACTCCGAGCGGTTTACATGTAACAGTTGGTGATGATACCGGAAAGATTTGGGTTTATGATGTTGCTGAG CATTTAGCGCATCCAAGGATTGATGAATGGAATAAGTTTTTGTATACCCAGCAAGAGTTGAAAAACAACAAAGCAGATGAAGAATTGCATAAACTTAACCTGAGAGATACAACCTCCTTACGTCCTATACCTCCTCTGATACAGACATGTCCTTTCAGATAA
- the Sw gene encoding cytoplasmic dynein 1 intermediate chain short wing isoform X44, translating to MMSDRKAELERKKAKLQAIREEKERRRREKVQKDVEEATDRAAGTDKDHRKELDAMLSSLGVAPVSDVLSSLSSMNSLTPEQSANATPDASLQPSSINSAQSAGRRKNRELTIVSVAHTNIPPKEPVVYNKETQTIQTTLTSHDVLTFDDGQAEDEENSLTRMDGFLSKLPPGILPHGLPQVKEVQPAVTQVEQEKEKEKPKEVQELSEEEKQMIILSEEFQRFLDRTSRIVERALGESVDIYTDYTGNMDGEDGMDEKSHQRPWLNRSFFCERWSRNRCVTSMDWSPQFPELLAASYNNNDDTPNDPDGVCLVWNTKFKKTTPEFIFHCQSPVLAITFARFHPNLILGGTYSGQIVLWDNRVQKRTPIQRTPLSATAHTHPVYCLNVVGAQNAHNLISISTDGKLCSWSLDMLSQPQERLELQAKQSKPIAATCLAFPHCDVNNFIVGSEDGSVYSSCRHGTKAGVLETYEGHQGPVTGISTHAVQDGIDFSHLFLTSSIDWTIKLWSLKNNKPLYSFEHNGDYVYDVAWSPTHPALFAAVDDSGRLDLWNLNQDTEVPTASIMIDGCPALNRVSWTPSGLHVTVGDDTGKIWVYDVAEHLAHPRIDEWNKFLYTQQELKNNKADEELHKLNLRDTTSLRPIPPLIQTCPFR from the exons ATGATGTCTGATAGAAAAGCTGAacttgaaagaaagaaagcaaaGCTTCAGGCCataagagaagaaaaagaaagacgtAGGAGAGAAAAGGTACAGAAAGAT GTCGAAGAAGCAACGGACCGTGCTGCAGGAACAGACAAAGATCATCGTAAGGAATTGGATGCTATGCTATCGTCTTTGGGTGTAGCTCCAGTATCAG aTGTTTTATCCAGTTTATCTAGTATGAATTCTTTGACTCCAGAACAAAGTGCTAATGCTACTCCGGATGCTAGTTTACAACCATCTAGTATAAATTCAGCTCAAAG TGCTGGAcgaagaaaaaatcgagaacTTACAATTGTTTCTGTGGCTCATACTAATATTCCACCGAAGGAACCTGTGGTCTATAATAAGGAAACACAAACTATTCAGACAACACTCACATCCCACGACG TTTTGACATTTGATGATGGCCAAGCCGAAGATGAAGAGAACAGCTTGACGCGCATGGACGGTTTCCTAAGCAAGCTTCCTCCAGGAATTCTTCCTCACGGTTTGCCGCAAGTTAAAGAAGTGCAGCCCGCTGTTACGCAAGTGGAacaagaaaaggagaaggaaaaACCTAAAGAAG TACAAGAACTCAGTGAAGAGGAGAAACAAATGATTATACTGTCTGAGGaatttcaacgattccttgaTCGCACTAGTAGAATTGTGGAAAGGGCATTAGGAGAATCTGTAGATATTTATACTGATTATACGGGCAACATGGATGGTGAAGATGGAAT GGACGAGAAAAGTCATCAGCGTCCATGGTTGAATCGATCGTTCTTCTGCGAGCGATGGTCTCGCAATCGTTGCGTCACTTCAATGGATTGGTCACCTCAGTTTCCAGAACTTCTTGCGGCTTCATATAACAACAATGATGATACTCCAAATGATCCTGACGGTGTTTGTTTAGTTTGGAatacaaagtttaaaaaaacgACGCCAGAGTTCATTTTTCACTGTCAGTCTCCGGTATTAGCGATCACATTTGCAAGATTTCACCCTAATCTCATCTTAGGAGGTACTTATTCTGGGCAGATTGTTCTGTGGGACAATAGAGTGCAAAAGAGAACCCCAATTCAACGCACACCACTGTCagcaactgcacatacc CATCCTGTATACTGTTTAAACGTCGTTGGAGCCCAAAACGCACACAATTTGATAAGTATTTCGACTGACGGAAAATTGTGTTCATGGAGTTTAGACATGTTATCACAACCACAAGAAAGACTAGAACTGCAAGCTAAacaatcgaaaccaatcgcTGCTACTTGTTTAGCGTTTCCTCATTGcgatgttaataatttcatagtAGGCAGTGAAGATGGATCAGTTTATtcct CTTGTCGTCACGGTACGAAAGCTGGAGTACTAGAAACCTATGAAGGTCATCAAGGACCGGTTACTGGAATCAGCACACATGCTGTTCAAGATGGAATAGATTTCTCGCATCTGTTCTTAACATCTTCCATCGACTGGACGATTAAGCTGTGGAGCCTGAAAAATAACAAACCTCTCTACTCTTTCGAACATAATGGCGATTATGTTTATGATGTAGCATGGTCTCCGACTCATCCAGCTTTGTTCGCTGCTGTAGACGATTCAGGAAGATTAGATTTATGGAATCTTAATCAAGATACTGAAGTACCTACTGCAAGTATTATGATTGACGGATGTCCAGCTCTTAACAGAGTTTCGTGGACTCCGAGCGGTTTACATGTAACAGTTGGTGATGATACCGGAAAGATTTGGGTTTATGATGTTGCTGAG CATTTAGCGCATCCAAGGATTGATGAATGGAATAAGTTTTTGTATACCCAGCAAGAGTTGAAAAACAACAAAGCAGATGAAGAATTGCATAAACTTAACCTGAGAGATACAACCTCCTTACGTCCTATACCTCCTCTGATACAGACATGTCCTTTCAGATAA
- the Sw gene encoding cytoplasmic dynein 1 intermediate chain short wing isoform X42: MMSDRKAELERKKAKLQAIREEKERRRREKVQKDVEEATDRAAGTDKDHRKELDAMLSSLGVAPVSDVLSSLSSMNSLTPEQSANATPDASLQPSSINSAQSSAGRRKNRELTIVSVAHTNIPPKEPVVYNKETQTIQTTLTSHDVLTFDDGQAEDEENSLTRMDGFLSKLPPGILPHGLPQVKEVQPAVTQVEQEKEKEKPKEVQELSEEEKQMIILSEEFQRFLDRTSRIVERALGESVDIYTDYTGNMDGEDGMDEKSHQRPWLNRSFFCERWSRNRCVTSMDWSPQFPELLAASYNNNDDTPNDPDGVCLVWNTKFKKTTPEFIFHCQSPVLAITFARFHPNLILGGTYSGQIVLWDNRVQKRTPIQRTPLSATAHTHPVYCLNVVGAQNAHNLISISTDGKLCSWSLDMLSQPQERLELQAKQSKPIAATCLAFPHCDVNNFIVGSEDGSVYSSCRHGTKAGVLETYEGHQGPVTGISTHAVQDGIDFSHLFLTSSIDWTIKLWSLKNNKPLYSFEHNGDYVYDVAWSPTHPALFAAVDDSGRLDLWNLNQDTEVPTASIMIDGCPALNRVSWTPSGLHVTVGDDTGKIWVYDVAEHLAHPRIDEWNKFLYTQQELKNNKADEELHKLNLRDTTSLRPIPPLIQTCPFR, translated from the exons ATGATGTCTGATAGAAAAGCTGAacttgaaagaaagaaagcaaaGCTTCAGGCCataagagaagaaaaagaaagacgtAGGAGAGAAAAGGTACAGAAAGAT GTCGAAGAAGCAACGGACCGTGCTGCAGGAACAGACAAAGATCATCGTAAGGAATTGGATGCTATGCTATCGTCTTTGGGTGTAGCTCCAGTATCAG aTGTTTTATCCAGTTTATCTAGTATGAATTCTTTGACTCCAGAACAAAGTGCTAATGCTACTCCGGATGCTAGTTTACAACCATCTAGTATAAATTCAGCTCAAAG TAGTGCTGGAcgaagaaaaaatcgagaacTTACAATTGTTTCTGTGGCTCATACTAATATTCCACCGAAGGAACCTGTGGTCTATAATAAGGAAACACAAACTATTCAGACAACACTCACATCCCACGACG TTTTGACATTTGATGATGGCCAAGCCGAAGATGAAGAGAACAGCTTGACGCGCATGGACGGTTTCCTAAGCAAGCTTCCTCCAGGAATTCTTCCTCACGGTTTGCCGCAAGTTAAAGAAGTGCAGCCCGCTGTTACGCAAGTGGAacaagaaaaggagaaggaaaaACCTAAAGAAG TACAAGAACTCAGTGAAGAGGAGAAACAAATGATTATACTGTCTGAGGaatttcaacgattccttgaTCGCACTAGTAGAATTGTGGAAAGGGCATTAGGAGAATCTGTAGATATTTATACTGATTATACGGGCAACATGGATGGTGAAGATGGAAT GGACGAGAAAAGTCATCAGCGTCCATGGTTGAATCGATCGTTCTTCTGCGAGCGATGGTCTCGCAATCGTTGCGTCACTTCAATGGATTGGTCACCTCAGTTTCCAGAACTTCTTGCGGCTTCATATAACAACAATGATGATACTCCAAATGATCCTGACGGTGTTTGTTTAGTTTGGAatacaaagtttaaaaaaacgACGCCAGAGTTCATTTTTCACTGTCAGTCTCCGGTATTAGCGATCACATTTGCAAGATTTCACCCTAATCTCATCTTAGGAGGTACTTATTCTGGGCAGATTGTTCTGTGGGACAATAGAGTGCAAAAGAGAACCCCAATTCAACGCACACCACTGTCagcaactgcacatacc CATCCTGTATACTGTTTAAACGTCGTTGGAGCCCAAAACGCACACAATTTGATAAGTATTTCGACTGACGGAAAATTGTGTTCATGGAGTTTAGACATGTTATCACAACCACAAGAAAGACTAGAACTGCAAGCTAAacaatcgaaaccaatcgcTGCTACTTGTTTAGCGTTTCCTCATTGcgatgttaataatttcatagtAGGCAGTGAAGATGGATCAGTTTATtcct CTTGTCGTCACGGTACGAAAGCTGGAGTACTAGAAACCTATGAAGGTCATCAAGGACCGGTTACTGGAATCAGCACACATGCTGTTCAAGATGGAATAGATTTCTCGCATCTGTTCTTAACATCTTCCATCGACTGGACGATTAAGCTGTGGAGCCTGAAAAATAACAAACCTCTCTACTCTTTCGAACATAATGGCGATTATGTTTATGATGTAGCATGGTCTCCGACTCATCCAGCTTTGTTCGCTGCTGTAGACGATTCAGGAAGATTAGATTTATGGAATCTTAATCAAGATACTGAAGTACCTACTGCAAGTATTATGATTGACGGATGTCCAGCTCTTAACAGAGTTTCGTGGACTCCGAGCGGTTTACATGTAACAGTTGGTGATGATACCGGAAAGATTTGGGTTTATGATGTTGCTGAG CATTTAGCGCATCCAAGGATTGATGAATGGAATAAGTTTTTGTATACCCAGCAAGAGTTGAAAAACAACAAAGCAGATGAAGAATTGCATAAACTTAACCTGAGAGATACAACCTCCTTACGTCCTATACCTCCTCTGATACAGACATGTCCTTTCAGATAA
- the Sw gene encoding cytoplasmic dynein 1 intermediate chain short wing isoform X39 produces the protein MMSDRKAELERKKAKLQAIREEKERRRREKVQKDVEEATDRAAGTDKDHRKELDAMLSSLGVAPVSDVLSSLSSMNSLTPEQSANATPDASLQPSSINSAQSAGRRKNRELTIVSVAHTNIPPKEPVVYNKETQTIQTTLTSHDDEYNLNPGLEWEDEFTAEDEENSLTRMDGFLSKLPPGILPHGLPQVKEVQPAVTQVEQEKEKEKPKEVQELSEEEKQMIILSEEFQRFLDRTSRIVERALGESVDIYTDYTGNMDGEDGMDEKSHQRPWLNRSFFCERWSRNRCVTSMDWSPQFPELLAASYNNNDDTPNDPDGVCLVWNTKFKKTTPEFIFHCQSPVLAITFARFHPNLILGGTYSGQIVLWDNRVQKRTPIQRTPLSATAHTHPVYCLNVVGAQNAHNLISISTDGKLCSWSLDMLSQPQERLELQAKQSKPIAATCLAFPHCDVNNFIVGSEDGSVYSSCRHGTKAGVLETYEGHQGPVTGISTHAVQDGIDFSHLFLTSSIDWTIKLWSLKNNKPLYSFEHNGDYVYDVAWSPTHPALFAAVDDSGRLDLWNLNQDTEVPTASIMIDGCPALNRVSWTPSGLHVTVGDDTGKIWVYDVAEHLAHPRIDEWNKFLYTQQELKNNKADEELHKLNLRDTTSLRPIPPLIQTCPFR, from the exons ATGATGTCTGATAGAAAAGCTGAacttgaaagaaagaaagcaaaGCTTCAGGCCataagagaagaaaaagaaagacgtAGGAGAGAAAAGGTACAGAAAGAT GTCGAAGAAGCAACGGACCGTGCTGCAGGAACAGACAAAGATCATCGTAAGGAATTGGATGCTATGCTATCGTCTTTGGGTGTAGCTCCAGTATCAG aTGTTTTATCCAGTTTATCTAGTATGAATTCTTTGACTCCAGAACAAAGTGCTAATGCTACTCCGGATGCTAGTTTACAACCATCTAGTATAAATTCAGCTCAAAG TGCTGGAcgaagaaaaaatcgagaacTTACAATTGTTTCTGTGGCTCATACTAATATTCCACCGAAGGAACCTGTGGTCTATAATAAGGAAACACAAACTATTCAGACAACACTCACATCCCACGACG ACGAGTACAATCTAAATCCTGGTTTAGAATGGGAGGACGAATTTACAG CCGAAGATGAAGAGAACAGCTTGACGCGCATGGACGGTTTCCTAAGCAAGCTTCCTCCAGGAATTCTTCCTCACGGTTTGCCGCAAGTTAAAGAAGTGCAGCCCGCTGTTACGCAAGTGGAacaagaaaaggagaaggaaaaACCTAAAGAAG TACAAGAACTCAGTGAAGAGGAGAAACAAATGATTATACTGTCTGAGGaatttcaacgattccttgaTCGCACTAGTAGAATTGTGGAAAGGGCATTAGGAGAATCTGTAGATATTTATACTGATTATACGGGCAACATGGATGGTGAAGATGGAAT GGACGAGAAAAGTCATCAGCGTCCATGGTTGAATCGATCGTTCTTCTGCGAGCGATGGTCTCGCAATCGTTGCGTCACTTCAATGGATTGGTCACCTCAGTTTCCAGAACTTCTTGCGGCTTCATATAACAACAATGATGATACTCCAAATGATCCTGACGGTGTTTGTTTAGTTTGGAatacaaagtttaaaaaaacgACGCCAGAGTTCATTTTTCACTGTCAGTCTCCGGTATTAGCGATCACATTTGCAAGATTTCACCCTAATCTCATCTTAGGAGGTACTTATTCTGGGCAGATTGTTCTGTGGGACAATAGAGTGCAAAAGAGAACCCCAATTCAACGCACACCACTGTCagcaactgcacatacc CATCCTGTATACTGTTTAAACGTCGTTGGAGCCCAAAACGCACACAATTTGATAAGTATTTCGACTGACGGAAAATTGTGTTCATGGAGTTTAGACATGTTATCACAACCACAAGAAAGACTAGAACTGCAAGCTAAacaatcgaaaccaatcgcTGCTACTTGTTTAGCGTTTCCTCATTGcgatgttaataatttcatagtAGGCAGTGAAGATGGATCAGTTTATtcct CTTGTCGTCACGGTACGAAAGCTGGAGTACTAGAAACCTATGAAGGTCATCAAGGACCGGTTACTGGAATCAGCACACATGCTGTTCAAGATGGAATAGATTTCTCGCATCTGTTCTTAACATCTTCCATCGACTGGACGATTAAGCTGTGGAGCCTGAAAAATAACAAACCTCTCTACTCTTTCGAACATAATGGCGATTATGTTTATGATGTAGCATGGTCTCCGACTCATCCAGCTTTGTTCGCTGCTGTAGACGATTCAGGAAGATTAGATTTATGGAATCTTAATCAAGATACTGAAGTACCTACTGCAAGTATTATGATTGACGGATGTCCAGCTCTTAACAGAGTTTCGTGGACTCCGAGCGGTTTACATGTAACAGTTGGTGATGATACCGGAAAGATTTGGGTTTATGATGTTGCTGAG CATTTAGCGCATCCAAGGATTGATGAATGGAATAAGTTTTTGTATACCCAGCAAGAGTTGAAAAACAACAAAGCAGATGAAGAATTGCATAAACTTAACCTGAGAGATACAACCTCCTTACGTCCTATACCTCCTCTGATACAGACATGTCCTTTCAGATAA